The DNA segment GTGGAAACGGTGTCTTGGTACTGCAATGCACGGGACACACCATCGATGTTCCTGATCTGTTCGGCATCAATCATGACTGAATCCCTTCGACAATCCGTCCATGATGGCGACCCAGAGCGTGAGGGGCAGAAGAAGGTAGGCTGGTGTGGAACGCTATCGCACGGATGATCTTGTTCGCCGTAGAAACAGACACAGATGCAGAGCCACGCTTCCAGCGTGTGAACGAAGAGCGTGAAACACCGGCATCCCTGCACACCTGGTTGATGCTAAGGCCCACAGCTTTGGCAATGCGCTCAATCTCATGTGGTGTAACAGGGTGCAACACAATCAGCCTCCCTTGTGATCAGGGGGCGATTTTAGGCACGCCTTTCTAGCAGGGCAAGCGTTTTAGTGATTTTTATAATTTACCATATTGCTAAATCAGTTCTCAAATGATGACCGTAGGTGCGAATTTGCATACGGTAGCCTGCATGAGCATGAATGTGGGAAATAAGCAATTTCGCGAATACATAGACGCAGTGAAAGCAGTCACTGGTCTCTCACCGACTGCGATTGCTACAAAAGCTGGGCTTTCGTCATCAACGGTAAACACGCCGTACTACAGACCAGAGCTTGGCGTCACACCAACGTTACGAACAATAAACAAGATCGCCAAGGCCACCGACGTCCCGTTTGACCCCATGAGCTTTGATGAACTCGGAGCGATGGAGGACATCGACGAGAACAGGGAAAAGGCGCGGCCAAGAAAGAAGCCTGTCTTCAGGGGCGAAAAGGTCGGTTCCGACGCCTTCCAGCGATACATGAAGTCCGTTATTTCACAAACCGGACTTAGCCCCACAATGATCGCAAAAATTTCAGGTGTGTCCGGCCCAACATTGACCAATGCCTATTACACTGGAGCGCCTCCTACCCGCCGCACGGTTGACAGAATTGCGCAGGCAACCGGCATACCATTTGCGGGAGCCACAGAGGGTGTGACAACGGATGATGAGAATACTGGGCGCGACACGTCTCACATGGCGCGATGCCAACCGATACCAGTTCCACTTGATGTCTCTGCCCTTGAAAAGGACCTGCCGATAGTTTTTCTACATATAATAGAAGTGCCTTCTAACAATAAGTTAGAGGGGTACTCTATGAAGAAAAATGCCATCGAATTCTGTCGGCGTCCACCGGGCGTAGCGGGTGCACCAAATGCTTACGCAATCTATGCACCAGACGATGCTTTGGTGAAGTACGATTCCGGTGACTTGCTGTTTCTGGTGCCTGATCGGCCTGTCAAACCGGGCGATCATGCCCTCGTTCACGTGCAGTACAAGATGGACCAAGAACCCGTCGTGCACCTTGGACGCCTGACCGCACGCAGTGCAACATCGATTACACTGTCGATCGACAGGCCGGAACCAACACAACAAAGAATTGCACTCGATAAAATCGTTTCCATTCACA comes from the Haematospirillum jordaniae genome and includes:
- a CDS encoding helix-turn-helix domain-containing protein, yielding MLHPVTPHEIERIAKAVGLSINQVCRDAGVSRSSFTRWKRGSASVSVSTANKIIRAIAFHTSLPSSAPHALGRHHGRIVEGIQS
- a CDS encoding helix-turn-helix domain-containing protein yields the protein MSMNVGNKQFREYIDAVKAVTGLSPTAIATKAGLSSSTVNTPYYRPELGVTPTLRTINKIAKATDVPFDPMSFDELGAMEDIDENREKARPRKKPVFRGEKVGSDAFQRYMKSVISQTGLSPTMIAKISGVSGPTLTNAYYTGAPPTRRTVDRIAQATGIPFAGATEGVTTDDENTGRDTSHMARCQPIPVPLDVSALEKDLPIVFLHIIEVPSNNKLEGYSMKKNAIEFCRRPPGVAGAPNAYAIYAPDDALVKYDSGDLLFLVPDRPVKPGDHALVHVQYKMDQEPVVHLGRLTARSATSITLSIDRPEPTQQRIALDKIVSIHKILSNREIFGI